The following coding sequences lie in one Carassius auratus strain Wakin unplaced genomic scaffold, ASM336829v1 scaf_tig00024407, whole genome shotgun sequence genomic window:
- the LOC113078146 gene encoding uncharacterized protein LOC113078146, translated as MQLRLAQKREVRFFCQCSMNFNQRMYAIVEFSEEGTCEMVPDIWLFMKDEVQYCYWPPMNATKKVQKIELPDKENWAKHRVRVFAKTDDYERAKQWSKKAAVQSSLESCDDSPKGKDDQCVSAALMKTHHLCLVGGPNPGENTRRVMRAVASYGVWKEFSLKGKKVKRPLQNLIIMKILIKAVMRSNPGIQQAKVEDIVADTLKHTPARCQNSVF; from the exons ATGCAATTAAGATTAGCACAGAAGAGAGAAGTGAGATTTTTCTGTCAGTGCTCCATGAATTTTAATCAAAG aaTGTATGCAATTGTAGAATTTTCAGAGGAGGGAACATGTGAAATGGTGCCAGATATCTGGTTGTTTATGAAGGATGAG GTACAATACTGTTACTGGCCACCAATGAATgcaacaaaaaaagtacaaaagattGAATTGCCCGATAAAGAAAATTGGGCCAAGCACAGGGTCAGGGTGTTTGCTAAAACAG ATGACTATGAAAGAGCTAAACAGTGGTCGAAAAAAGCAGCTGTGCAATCTTCACTTGAGAGCTGTGATGACTCCCCAAAAGGAAAAGACGACCAGTGTGTCTCAGCAGCTCTGATGAAG ACACATCATTTATGCCTCGTTGGAGGTCCAAACCCTGGGGAGAACACCCGGCGGGTAATGCGGGCAGTGGCCTCCTACGGCGTTTGGAAGGAATTCAGCCTAAAGGGGAAAAAAGTAAAGAGACCACTCCAAAACCTGATTATCATGAAAATCTTAATAA AGGCAGTGATGAGGTCCAATCCTGGGATCCAGCAAGCCAAAGTGGAAGACATTGTAGCAGACACATTAAAACATACTCCAGCAAGGTGTCAGAAT agtgTCTTCTAA